A region from the Haloarcula limicola genome encodes:
- the gyrB gene encoding DNA topoisomerase (ATP-hydrolyzing) subunit B produces the protein MSGESDEYGAKSIQTLEGLEAVRKRPAMYVGSTDARGLHHLVYEVVDNAIDEALAGYCDTIDVTIHEDGSVSVTDDGRGIPVDEHEEHGRPAVEVVMTILHAGGKFDNKSYQVSGGLHGVGVSVVNALSKWLEVEVKRDGALWKQRFDHGEPEYELERVRDLEPGEETGTTVRFWPDDDIFETGEFTFSTLESRLRELAFLNSGVAITIEDERDGTEERFEYGGGIREFVEYLNETKEPLHPDIVYFEAEEEIADGPVKVEIALQGTDDLQGSIHAFANNINTREGGTHLTGFKTSLTRVINDYATDNDLLNDLDDTLKGDDIREGLTAVISVKHPDPQFEGQTKTKLGNSEVRGIVESTMHDGLSTYFEENPDTAEVIVGKAVEAAKARKAAQKAEELTRRKSALDSTALPGKLADCQTRDPEEAELFVVEGDSAGGSAKQGRNPEFQAILPIKGKILNVEKHRLDRILENNEIRNLITALGTGIGDEFDIEDVRYEKIIMMTDADVDGAHIRTLLLTLLYRHMKPLIEAGYVYASQPPLYRVRYRGNTYDAMTEEERDRIVEEKCNGNPTQVQRFKGLGEMNPEQLWETTMDPDNRILKQITIEDAAAADKMFNILMGDAVEPRKEFIKEHSPEAEWVDI, from the coding sequence ATGTCAGGAGAGTCTGATGAGTACGGCGCAAAGTCGATCCAGACCCTCGAAGGGTTAGAGGCCGTCCGCAAACGGCCGGCGATGTACGTCGGGTCGACCGATGCCCGCGGTCTCCACCATCTCGTCTACGAGGTCGTCGACAACGCTATCGACGAGGCCCTCGCGGGCTACTGTGACACTATCGACGTAACTATCCACGAAGACGGCTCCGTCTCCGTCACCGACGACGGTCGGGGCATCCCCGTGGACGAACACGAAGAGCACGGCCGCCCGGCCGTCGAAGTCGTGATGACCATCCTCCACGCCGGAGGGAAGTTCGACAACAAGTCCTACCAGGTCTCCGGCGGCCTCCACGGCGTCGGCGTCAGCGTCGTCAACGCCCTCTCGAAGTGGCTCGAAGTCGAGGTCAAGCGGGACGGCGCGCTCTGGAAGCAGCGCTTCGACCACGGCGAACCCGAGTACGAACTAGAGCGGGTTCGGGACCTCGAACCCGGTGAAGAGACCGGGACGACGGTCCGATTCTGGCCGGACGACGACATCTTCGAGACCGGCGAGTTCACCTTCTCGACGCTCGAGTCCCGGCTTCGGGAACTCGCCTTCCTCAACTCCGGCGTCGCCATCACTATCGAAGACGAGCGGGACGGCACCGAGGAGCGCTTCGAGTACGGCGGCGGTATCCGCGAGTTCGTCGAGTACCTGAACGAGACCAAAGAACCCCTCCACCCCGACATCGTCTACTTCGAGGCCGAGGAGGAGATCGCCGACGGGCCGGTCAAAGTCGAGATCGCCCTGCAGGGGACCGACGACCTGCAGGGGTCTATCCACGCCTTCGCAAACAACATCAACACGCGTGAGGGCGGGACGCACCTCACCGGGTTCAAGACGTCGCTGACGCGCGTCATCAACGACTACGCGACCGACAACGACCTGTTGAACGACTTAGACGACACGCTGAAGGGCGACGACATCCGCGAGGGCCTGACGGCGGTCATCTCGGTCAAACACCCCGACCCGCAGTTCGAAGGCCAGACGAAAACAAAGCTCGGCAACAGCGAGGTACGGGGCATCGTCGAGTCGACGATGCACGACGGCCTCTCGACGTACTTCGAGGAGAACCCCGACACCGCCGAGGTCATCGTCGGGAAGGCGGTCGAGGCCGCGAAGGCCCGCAAGGCCGCCCAGAAAGCCGAGGAGCTCACGCGCCGGAAGTCCGCGCTCGACTCGACGGCCCTGCCCGGGAAACTGGCCGACTGCCAGACCCGGGACCCCGAAGAGGCCGAACTGTTCGTCGTGGAGGGCGACTCCGCGGGCGGGAGCGCGAAACAGGGGCGCAACCCCGAGTTCCAGGCCATCCTCCCCATCAAGGGGAAGATTCTGAACGTCGAGAAGCACCGCCTCGACCGCATCTTAGAGAACAACGAGATACGGAACCTCATCACCGCGCTGGGAACCGGCATCGGCGACGAGTTCGACATCGAAGACGTCCGCTACGAGAAGATTATCATGATGACGGACGCCGACGTCGACGGCGCGCACATCCGGACACTGCTGTTGACGCTCCTCTACCGGCACATGAAGCCGCTCATCGAGGCCGGCTACGTCTACGCCTCGCAACCGCCACTGTACCGCGTCCGTTACCGCGGTAACACCTACGACGCCATGACCGAGGAGGAACGCGACCGCATCGTCGAGGAAAAGTGCAACGGCAACCCGACCCAGGTCCAGCGGTTCAAGGGACTGGGCGAGATGAACCCCGAGCAGCTCTGGGAGACGACGATGGACCCCGACAACCGCATCCTCAAGCAGATCACCATCGAGGACGCGGCGGCCGCCGACAAGATGTTCAACATCCTGATGGGCGACGCCGTCGAACCGCGCAAGGAGTTCATCAAGGAACACTCGCCTGAGGCGGAGTGGGTGGACATATGA
- a CDS encoding DNA topoisomerase VI subunit B produces MTSYQSQLGEGDGIAEELAESQRAISIAEFFEKNKHMLGFDSGARALVTAVKEAVDNALDACEEAGIKPDIYVEIQEAGDYYRLVVEDNGPGITKEQLPKIFGKLLYGSRFHAREQNRGQQGIGISAAVLYSQLTSGKPAKITSRPKGQADAQYFELIVDTDSNEPEISVDETTSWERPHGTRIELEMEANMRARGSLHDYIQDTAVVNPHARIEFDEPGLDEPLKFERVEGAGLPDETEEIRPHPHGVELGTLLKMLEATDSYSVSGFLQEEFTRVGGKTARSVVENFNDRHYGRGMAWQPPKVQEEVDVASAVEEAVANKGAAATSEFADSISEAVHDRDRVAHHEIEAIVAEAAEAVEADHDTTFGETVRENAVAAAWSVVTDERASDLYGLVDAATTTRKDDAVVEGLASRLADKFDSEGRHRLTRDEFREYVDRAADMTEEQDDATFGETARENVVDQLWDAAVRVPDDPPNVSAVADDRDTASELLTAMRETDIMSPPTDCLAPITAELVESGLRKEFDADFYAASTRDAAVHGGDPFIVEAGIAYGGELKAEGSVEVMRFANRVPLVYQRGACATTDVIKTINWRNYNLDQPGGSGVPNGPAVIMVHVASTNVPFTSESKDAIANVPEMEDEIELAIREAARELKSYLNKRRSMRQRREKQDKLATILPEMAEKLTQVTDNEELNIDDSIARIMNNVLVEREIENGTVRLIVENNDDVNADVDLTDIVTARPEVTNGANVVEMDGEWFVKWSATVEPGETAVLEYSVADDAEFTVSVDGVEDEKLTVDA; encoded by the coding sequence ATGACCTCGTATCAGTCTCAACTCGGCGAGGGAGACGGCATCGCCGAGGAGTTGGCCGAATCTCAGCGGGCCATCTCCATCGCCGAGTTCTTCGAGAAGAACAAACACATGCTCGGCTTCGACTCGGGGGCCCGGGCGCTCGTCACCGCCGTCAAGGAGGCGGTCGACAACGCGCTCGACGCCTGCGAGGAGGCCGGCATCAAACCGGACATCTACGTCGAGATCCAGGAGGCCGGCGACTACTACCGCCTCGTCGTCGAGGACAACGGCCCCGGCATCACGAAGGAGCAGCTCCCGAAGATCTTCGGGAAGCTCCTCTACGGCTCTCGGTTCCACGCCCGCGAGCAGAACCGCGGTCAGCAGGGTATCGGTATCTCCGCCGCCGTCCTCTACTCGCAGCTCACCTCCGGCAAGCCCGCGAAGATCACCTCCCGGCCGAAGGGCCAGGCCGACGCGCAGTACTTCGAACTCATCGTCGACACGGACTCGAACGAGCCCGAGATAAGCGTCGACGAGACCACCTCGTGGGAGCGCCCGCACGGCACCCGCATCGAACTGGAGATGGAGGCCAACATGCGCGCTCGGGGCAGCCTCCACGACTACATTCAGGACACCGCCGTCGTCAACCCCCACGCCCGCATCGAGTTCGACGAGCCCGGGCTGGACGAGCCGCTGAAGTTCGAACGCGTCGAGGGCGCGGGCCTCCCCGACGAGACCGAGGAGATCCGCCCGCACCCCCACGGCGTCGAACTCGGGACGCTCCTGAAGATGCTCGAGGCGACCGATTCGTACTCCGTCTCCGGCTTCCTCCAGGAGGAGTTCACCCGCGTCGGCGGGAAGACCGCGCGGAGCGTCGTCGAGAACTTCAACGACCGCCACTACGGCCGCGGGATGGCGTGGCAACCGCCGAAGGTACAGGAGGAGGTCGACGTCGCGTCGGCCGTCGAGGAGGCCGTCGCCAACAAGGGCGCGGCGGCCACCAGCGAGTTCGCCGACTCGATCTCGGAGGCCGTCCACGACCGCGATAGAGTGGCCCACCACGAGATCGAAGCGATCGTCGCCGAGGCCGCCGAAGCGGTCGAGGCCGACCACGATACCACCTTCGGCGAGACGGTACGGGAGAACGCCGTCGCCGCCGCGTGGTCTGTCGTCACCGACGAGCGGGCGAGCGACCTCTACGGGCTGGTCGACGCGGCGACGACCACGCGGAAGGACGACGCCGTCGTCGAAGGGCTGGCGAGTCGACTGGCGGATAAATTCGACTCCGAAGGGCGACACCGTCTCACCCGCGACGAGTTCCGCGAGTACGTCGACCGCGCGGCCGACATGACCGAGGAGCAGGACGACGCCACCTTCGGCGAGACGGCCCGCGAGAACGTCGTCGACCAACTGTGGGACGCGGCCGTGCGGGTCCCCGACGACCCGCCGAACGTCTCGGCGGTGGCCGACGACCGCGACACGGCGAGCGAACTCCTGACCGCGATGCGGGAGACGGACATCATGTCCCCGCCGACGGACTGTCTGGCCCCCATCACCGCCGAACTGGTCGAGTCCGGACTCCGAAAGGAGTTCGACGCCGACTTCTACGCCGCCTCGACCCGCGACGCGGCGGTCCACGGCGGCGACCCGTTCATCGTCGAGGCCGGCATCGCCTACGGCGGCGAACTCAAGGCCGAGGGCAGCGTCGAAGTGATGCGCTTCGCCAACCGCGTCCCGCTGGTCTACCAGCGCGGCGCGTGTGCGACGACGGACGTCATCAAGACCATCAACTGGCGAAACTACAACTTAGATCAGCCCGGCGGGTCGGGCGTCCCGAACGGCCCGGCGGTCATCATGGTCCACGTCGCCTCGACGAACGTTCCCTTCACCAGCGAGTCGAAGGACGCCATCGCCAACGTCCCCGAGATGGAAGACGAGATCGAACTCGCCATCCGGGAGGCCGCCCGCGAGCTCAAGAGCTACCTGAACAAGCGCCGCTCGATGCGCCAGCGCCGCGAGAAGCAGGACAAACTGGCGACCATCCTCCCGGAGATGGCCGAGAAGTTGACGCAGGTCACGGACAACGAGGAGCTGAACATCGACGACTCGATCGCCCGCATCATGAACAACGTCCTCGTCGAGCGGGAGATCGAGAACGGGACGGTCCGCCTCATCGTGGAGAACAACGACGACGTGAACGCGGACGTGGACCTGACCGACATCGTCACGGCTCGCCCCGAGGTCACGAACGGCGCGAACGTCGTGGAGATGGACGGCGAGTGGTTCGTGAAGTGGTCCGCGACGGTCGAGCCGGGCGAGACCGCAGTGTTGGAGTACAGCGTGGCAGACGACGCCGAGTTCACCGTCTCGGTCGACGGCGTCGAGGACGAGAAACTGACGGTGGACGCCTGA
- a CDS encoding DNA topoisomerase IV subunit A → MSTESDIPQNEEEAREKLIDLAAEFYDQFAEGDVPRMTLPTRTKSNIEYDEDKDVWVYGDRTSTRSAKSVSGAEKLLKATYTIDFLAQQLEEDRSSTLRELYYLSESWDLEEAQFNSQDESNDLVEDLEIVSEVTREDFHMRPEESGATLMGPLQIREQTRRGEREIHCQEDVGEGGYQIPNNPDTIEFLDHDADFVLCVETGGMRDRLVENGFDEEYNVIVVHLKGQPARATRRITKRLHDELDLPVVVFTDGDPWSYRIYGSVAYGSIKSAHLSEYLATPEAEFVGIRPADIVEYDLPTDPLGDSDINALESELEDPRFQTEFWREQIELQLDIGKKAEQQALASRGLDFVTDTYLPERLTEMGVI, encoded by the coding sequence ATGAGCACAGAATCAGACATCCCACAGAACGAGGAAGAGGCCCGCGAGAAACTCATCGACCTCGCGGCGGAGTTCTACGACCAGTTCGCAGAGGGCGACGTGCCGCGGATGACGCTGCCGACCCGGACGAAGTCCAACATCGAGTACGACGAGGACAAGGACGTGTGGGTGTACGGCGACCGCACCTCCACCCGGTCGGCGAAGTCCGTCTCGGGCGCGGAGAAGTTGCTGAAAGCGACCTACACCATCGACTTCCTCGCCCAGCAGTTAGAGGAGGACCGCTCGTCGACCCTGCGTGAACTGTACTACCTCTCGGAGTCGTGGGACTTAGAGGAGGCGCAGTTCAACAGTCAGGACGAGTCTAACGACCTCGTCGAGGACTTGGAGATCGTCTCGGAGGTCACCCGCGAGGACTTCCACATGCGGCCCGAGGAATCGGGGGCGACGCTGATGGGACCGCTGCAGATCCGCGAGCAGACCCGCCGCGGCGAGCGCGAGATCCACTGTCAGGAGGACGTCGGCGAGGGCGGCTACCAGATTCCGAACAACCCCGACACCATCGAGTTCCTCGACCACGACGCCGACTTCGTCCTCTGCGTGGAGACCGGCGGGATGCGCGACCGGCTCGTCGAGAACGGCTTCGACGAGGAGTACAACGTCATCGTCGTCCACCTGAAGGGCCAGCCCGCGCGGGCGACCCGCCGGATTACCAAGCGACTCCACGACGAACTCGACCTGCCAGTCGTGGTCTTCACCGACGGCGACCCGTGGTCGTACCGCATCTACGGCTCCGTGGCCTACGGCTCCATCAAGTCCGCGCACCTCTCGGAGTACCTGGCGACGCCGGAGGCCGAGTTCGTCGGCATCCGCCCGGCCGACATCGTGGAGTACGACCTGCCGACCGACCCGCTCGGCGACTCGGACATCAACGCGCTGGAATCCGAACTGGAGGACCCGCGCTTCCAGACGGAGTTCTGGCGCGAGCAGATAGAGCTCCAGCTCGACATCGGGAAGAAGGCCGAACAGCAGGCGCTGGCCTCGCGGGGTCTCGACTTCGTCACCGACACGTACCTGCCCGAGCGGCTGACCGAGATGGGCGTCATCTGA
- a CDS encoding MBL fold metallo-hydrolase — translation MTIRHDGITAEWLGYATLRLEGEDTVVYLDPGRYGVLTGEWEPDTPGVGHPETRDYAPKDGDVVCVTHVHHYEPDGIRRVAKDDATIVAFEGINVRDSGRDLERLSDLDYDVREVSMEDELVVDDVPIWTVPAYNDPDGPNVDESGDPIHPKGIGCGFLVSIDGVRVFWPGDSDVLPGHSELDVSLFVPSISQSYTMDRYDAAELAEAMDPDLVLPMHYNTFDSLEADDEAFAADVAGRRVPVVLDRD, via the coding sequence ATGACCATCAGACACGACGGTATCACGGCCGAGTGGCTCGGCTACGCGACGCTCCGACTGGAGGGCGAGGACACCGTGGTCTACCTCGACCCGGGGCGGTACGGCGTCCTGACCGGCGAGTGGGAACCCGATACGCCCGGCGTCGGCCACCCCGAGACGCGCGACTACGCCCCGAAGGACGGCGACGTGGTCTGTGTCACGCACGTCCACCACTACGAGCCCGACGGCATCCGCCGCGTCGCGAAGGACGACGCGACAATTGTCGCCTTCGAGGGCATCAACGTCCGCGACTCCGGCCGCGACCTAGAGCGCCTCTCGGACCTCGATTACGACGTTCGGGAGGTCTCGATGGAAGACGAACTCGTCGTCGACGACGTGCCCATCTGGACTGTCCCCGCGTACAACGACCCCGACGGGCCGAACGTCGACGAGAGCGGCGACCCGATCCATCCGAAGGGGATCGGCTGTGGCTTCCTCGTCTCGATAGACGGCGTCCGAGTGTTCTGGCCGGGCGACTCGGACGTGCTTCCGGGCCATTCGGAACTCGACGTCTCGCTGTTCGTCCCCTCTATCTCCCAGAGCTACACGATGGACCGCTACGACGCGGCCGAACTGGCCGAGGCGATGGACCCCGACCTCGTCCTCCCGATGCACTACAACACGTTCGACTCGCTGGAGGCCGACGACGAGGCGTTCGCCGCCGACGTCGCCGGCCGCCGCGTCCCGGTCGTCTTAGACCGCGACTGA